One SAR202 cluster bacterium genomic window, GCTTCTCCGAGACCATCATGGAGCTATCCAGCGGCCAGCTCATGGAGTTCTTCAACACCCGCAACCCGGACGTGGACCGTAAGACCTACGAGGGCCGCATCTTCCGAAAGACCGCCTCCCTCTTCCAGACCGCAGCCGAGACCGGAGCCATTCTGGGCGGCGCCCCGGAAAACGCCGTTCAGGCCCTCAAACAATATGGCTACAACGTCGGCATGGCCTTCCAGATCGTTGACGACATCCTGGACGTCAAAAGCACCGCCGCCGAAATGGGCAAGCCCGTCGGCAATGACCTCCTCCAGGGCGTCCTCACCCTCCCCACCCTCATGCTCCTGGAGCGTTACCCTGACGACAACCCCATCCCCAAACTCTTTGCCGCCCCGGACCAGCGCCAGCACTTAGACAAAGCTCTGTCCATGATCCAAAACTCGGACATCATCGACCGCTGCTACGCCGATGCCGAGGCCTACTGCCGCCGCGCCACCTCAGACCTCTCCGCCCTTCCCTTCTCCCCCTCCCGCGACTCCCTCCTCACCCTCGCCGGCTACGTCACCACCCGCCGCAAATAGTGACATCTTCTAATAGACTTAAGCAGCTCCTGTCACTTACCATTTATTAGTTATTAGCACCCAAGCGCCATATACGTCATTTAGGTGAGCCTTTAGCCCTGAGCGAAGTCCGTACTCGGACGTAGCCGAATGGGGAAGTCGAGAGACCTCAACGTCCCGTCCGCTACCATCACCTTTCATATTGCTGACCACACTGTTCCTAAGCGTCGGCTAAACATTCCCAGAGTAGGCAGTAAAAACAGGATTGTCATCCTGAGCGAAGTCGGTACTCCGACGCAGCCGAAGGATCTATGTCCAAAACCAACCTTTTGCCTGGCCCCTCTTCTTTCCTCTCCCTTGACGGGAGAGGATAAAAGGTGAGGGTGTAACCCTGGCTCAACGATGCTGTGTCATCACCAACCTCTCACATAGCCCCTTCCTCTCCACTGCCCCCTTCCCCCGCTCGGCGGGAGAAGGTTAGTTAGGGGTCCTCCCACTCCTAGCACTCCCTTCTCCCCCTCACCCCTCCTACACCACCTCTCCCCCCAGCACCACCATCCCCACCCTAGCTCCCCTCTCCCCCAACTCCCCCTCCACCACCACCAAATCCCCCGCCTTCCCCACCTGCACCGACCCCAGCAACCCATCCTGCAACCCCACGTACGACCCTCCCAGCGTCCACGCCCGCACCGCCTCCTCCACCCCCACCGACTCCCTCTCCCCCACCACTCCACCCCCC contains:
- a CDS encoding polyprenyl synthetase family protein — its product is MVMGGVPRMLKNLDPTTTQIYAPVRQELAQVETRLRDLGQGQEQHLDDLLSYLFERGGKGMRPALTLLASKLFGKGSDAAVIMAVAVELLHIATLIHDDTVDNSDLRRGQQTISSRWGRNVAVLLGDYVFATSATFVCDTHNVRVIRRFSETIMELSSGQLMEFFNTRNPDVDRKTYEGRIFRKTASLFQTAAETGAILGGAPENAVQALKQYGYNVGMAFQIVDDILDVKSTAAEMGKPVGNDLLQGVLTLPTLMLLERYPDDNPIPKLFAAPDQRQHLDKALSMIQNSDIIDRCYADAEAYCRRATSDLSALPFSPSRDSLLTLAGYVTTRRK
- a CDS encoding amidohydrolase family protein — encoded protein: GGGVVGERESVGVEEAVRAWTLGGSYVGLQDGLLGSVQVGKAGDLVVVEGELGERGARVGMVVLGGEVV